From a single Leptospira levettii genomic region:
- a CDS encoding histone deacetylase, whose translation MASNALALIYHSSYNLELPGHVFPAHKYSHLYNRVKRDPVFASWDILLPKKADDADLELVHTKEYLDDLFSYEHTTRTMYSELPLNRSIVESFMYGVGGTIYASVLSDKHQFAFNMGGGYHHSFPDRAEGFCYLNDVAIAIRKQKESKPNLNALIIDLDLHQGNGNSYIFQYDDKVFTFSMHQGNLYPKKEISNLDVNLEANIKDDEYLSILNTSLNQIRKDFDANIIYYVAGADPYEDDSLGELKVSMKGLKERDLMVKKFAESLNIPCVVTLAGGYARDFRDTVEIHFNTIAAFGEK comes from the coding sequence ATGGCATCAAATGCACTTGCTCTCATTTACCATTCTTCGTACAACCTCGAATTACCTGGTCATGTTTTCCCTGCACATAAGTACTCACATCTTTATAACCGTGTCAAAAGAGATCCTGTTTTTGCATCATGGGATATCCTCTTGCCAAAAAAAGCAGATGATGCTGATTTAGAGTTGGTTCACACCAAAGAATACCTCGATGATCTTTTTAGTTACGAACATACAACACGTACGATGTATTCTGAATTACCGTTGAATCGAAGTATTGTGGAAAGTTTTATGTATGGAGTGGGAGGAACAATATATGCTAGTGTTCTTTCCGACAAACATCAGTTTGCTTTCAATATGGGTGGAGGTTACCATCATAGTTTTCCTGACAGAGCTGAGGGATTTTGTTATTTGAATGATGTTGCGATTGCCATTCGGAAACAAAAAGAATCCAAACCAAATCTAAATGCATTGATCATTGACTTAGATTTACACCAAGGCAATGGTAATTCGTATATTTTTCAATATGATGACAAAGTTTTCACATTTTCGATGCACCAAGGCAATCTTTACCCTAAGAAAGAAATATCTAACTTAGATGTGAATTTAGAAGCAAATATAAAAGACGATGAATATCTTTCCATTCTCAATACTTCATTAAATCAAATTCGAAAGGATTTTGATGCTAATATCATTTATTATGTTGCAGGAGCTGATCCTTATGAGGATGATTCTCTTGGAGAACTAAAAGTTTCCATGAAAGGTTTAAAAGAAAGAGACTTGATGGTTAAAAAATTTGCCGAATCACTTAACATCCCTTGTGTTGTGACTTTAGCTGGTGGTTATGCAAGAGACTTTCGAGACACCGTTGAAATTCATTTTAATACAATCGCAGCATTTGGTGAAAAATAA
- a CDS encoding dolichyl-phosphate-mannose--protein mannosyltransferase yields MNYLFLYLPYLFLFIVLYLPTKPWFLPSDQITYLYILSFFIFLQTIVLIFIKKNIFKEVRFLKYLPPNWCIAGFYFSFMLWFPIRNRNWGDGLLLLETNLLETKLFGFQFTLDEILESILHSKFTSILSYFQFDEDPILSYSILSYIAGILILSGFLWLGKKKQKDLSILVLLSSGGILLTFGYAENYTLVTAVHLLLYLFLNRFSQNTKDSDILLYGSTAIVAISMLFHLVSGYLVIYLVYLWIFHSPKEKKLKHLVICTFLGGIILFPWFVYFSVFHDPTVDRNSTHLIHPPFYPIKRWVSTSHIKEIFSVFYWNVSFSSFFLLYQWYFQKEKWNHFIQKPNHKLILVTTFAFILHGFLHNPQLGFPADWDLMGFYWLPITVLAFLYWNSETELPVEWIPLLLLCVTLVMVSAMELSKTNPKDELVWQITKKAITKYSIENQSFIQSLPKEDKKFFAKGDFLFFKGEYITDQLCDFKEKKSLIQSMKDHRKNWREGFLNRTFQSKEKLNIFLTDATKTNVLYLKSLEANKICHPKL; encoded by the coding sequence ATGAACTATTTATTCCTCTACCTACCGTATCTATTCCTTTTCATCGTTTTGTATCTTCCCACCAAACCTTGGTTTTTACCAAGTGATCAAATCACTTATCTTTACATTCTTTCATTTTTTATTTTCTTACAAACGATTGTTCTGATTTTCATCAAAAAAAATATTTTTAAGGAAGTTCGTTTTCTAAAATACCTTCCACCAAACTGGTGTATTGCTGGTTTTTATTTTTCATTTATGTTATGGTTTCCAATTCGCAATCGAAATTGGGGGGATGGATTATTACTTCTTGAAACCAATCTTTTAGAGACTAAACTTTTTGGATTCCAATTTACTTTGGATGAAATTTTAGAAAGTATCCTACATAGCAAATTTACAAGTATTCTTTCGTATTTTCAATTTGATGAAGACCCGATCCTTTCTTACTCAATCCTTTCCTATATTGCAGGGATTTTGATTCTCTCTGGATTTTTATGGTTAGGAAAAAAGAAACAAAAAGACCTTTCTATATTAGTTTTACTTTCTTCAGGTGGGATTTTACTTACCTTCGGGTATGCTGAAAACTATACATTAGTCACAGCCGTACACTTACTTCTTTATCTATTCCTAAATCGATTTTCACAAAATACCAAGGACAGTGACATACTATTGTATGGAAGCACGGCAATCGTCGCCATATCGATGTTATTTCATTTGGTGTCGGGGTACTTGGTGATATACCTTGTTTATTTATGGATTTTCCACTCTCCAAAAGAGAAAAAACTCAAACACTTAGTGATTTGTACCTTCCTTGGAGGTATCATTTTATTCCCTTGGTTTGTTTACTTTAGTGTATTTCATGATCCAACGGTTGATCGAAATAGTACCCATCTCATCCATCCTCCTTTTTATCCCATCAAACGTTGGGTTTCAACTAGCCATATCAAAGAGATTTTCTCTGTATTCTATTGGAATGTTTCTTTTTCTTCGTTTTTTCTCCTCTACCAATGGTATTTTCAAAAAGAAAAATGGAATCATTTCATCCAAAAACCAAATCACAAACTAATACTCGTTACGACTTTTGCTTTTATCCTCCATGGATTTTTACACAACCCACAACTAGGATTCCCTGCGGATTGGGATTTAATGGGATTTTATTGGTTGCCCATTACCGTTTTGGCATTTTTATATTGGAACTCAGAAACAGAATTACCAGTGGAGTGGATTCCCCTACTTTTACTTTGTGTAACTTTAGTTATGGTATCTGCTATGGAATTATCAAAAACAAATCCAAAAGATGAATTAGTTTGGCAAATTACAAAGAAAGCGATCACAAAGTATTCAATTGAAAATCAATCATTCATCCAAAGCCTACCTAAGGAAGATAAAAAGTTTTTTGCAAAAGGTGATTTTTTATTTTTTAAGGGAGAATACATTACAGATCAATTATGTGATTTTAAAGAAAAAAAATCCCTCATACAATCGATGAAAGATCATCGAAAAAATTGGAGAGAAGGATTTTTAAATAGGACATTCCAATCAAAAGAAAAATTAAATATTTTCCTGACAGACGCAACCAAAACGAATGTGTTGTATCTCAAATCTCTAGAAGCAAATAAGATATGTCATCCGAAGCTTTAG
- a CDS encoding SpoIIE family protein phosphatase, whose translation MSEYSFKPEILIIDDDTEICETLELIVNGLGYFVRYFTNPLQGLEYFEREKNPIVFLDVNMPQTSGLEVLPKIKAIDSKTQVLMMTGEHDIQTVVSSLYHRASDFILKPFHTKSIEAAISRAFEYYNFLKDKESMDESIKRDLRLAAKIQSKTMNLPVLKRKIYSEIKPVSFVSGDFFQVIPLDENRTLILMGDIEGHGVTSGLIAILMTTIHKELARTTTIAPSQLLSRLNRELCNEIGTHSMTAISIVVNHIEKSITYARGGHPFPIVFQKESRAPMILQDQSGQILGILKEMEFAENKIQAEVGDILFLYSDGLLASSTHPLVQTLVQLPGGENRIDAMKSEISNYIQYLETSSKASDDISYLLLEI comes from the coding sequence ATGTCCGAGTATTCTTTCAAACCTGAAATTCTCATCATAGATGATGATACCGAAATCTGTGAAACATTAGAATTAATCGTAAATGGTTTGGGTTACTTTGTTCGGTACTTCACAAATCCTTTACAAGGATTGGAATACTTTGAAAGGGAAAAAAATCCAATAGTCTTCTTAGATGTCAACATGCCACAAACTTCTGGATTGGAAGTATTACCTAAAATCAAAGCAATCGATTCCAAAACCCAAGTCTTAATGATGACAGGGGAACATGACATCCAAACTGTTGTTTCCTCTTTGTATCATCGAGCATCCGATTTTATTTTAAAACCATTTCATACAAAATCAATTGAAGCAGCAATTTCAAGGGCATTCGAGTATTATAATTTTTTAAAAGATAAAGAATCAATGGATGAATCGATCAAACGAGATCTTAGGCTTGCTGCTAAAATTCAGTCCAAAACAATGAATTTACCCGTATTAAAACGTAAAATTTATTCTGAAATCAAACCAGTTAGTTTTGTATCAGGAGATTTTTTTCAAGTCATTCCACTAGATGAAAACAGAACTTTAATTCTTATGGGAGATATTGAAGGACATGGTGTGACATCTGGACTCATAGCAATCCTTATGACTACCATTCATAAAGAACTTGCTCGTACAACTACAATTGCTCCCTCACAATTATTGTCTCGATTGAATCGTGAATTGTGTAATGAAATTGGAACTCATAGTATGACAGCAATTAGTATTGTAGTCAATCATATTGAAAAAAGTATTACCTATGCAAGGGGTGGACATCCTTTCCCTATTGTTTTTCAAAAAGAAAGCCGGGCTCCTATGATCTTACAAGACCAATCTGGGCAGATCCTTGGGATTTTAAAAGAGATGGAATTTGCTGAAAATAAAATCCAGGCTGAAGTTGGAGATATTTTATTTTTGTATTCGGATGGACTCCTTGCATCAAGCACTCACCCTCTGGTACAAACACTTGTTCAATTGCCAGGTGGTGAAAATCGAATTGATGCAATGAAATCAGAAATTTCTAATTATATCCAATATTTGGAAACATCTTCTAAAGCTTCGGATGACATATCTTATTTGCTTCTAGAGATTTGA
- a CDS encoding glycoside hydrolase family 36 protein → MKIQYRVHNSVTISNFLPVKAGVFQSECKKFELLLATTKDSKLGTVLSPKLIWRESTRPEVGFSVDHLELELTDLPEGNGFKMFQHGYQSWSISRKVESSETDRPPLLSFLHYSQENVYSKNESKVGKFISEYLTLLYNQENQNGVLYAPLEAGEFGTKFEVVFGNEGNVTSVRVIYDIHCLPDLRPNAKLNISKIKILFFKGSPETKLLKYFEELGKKEGPTNLPKKVPTGWCSWYYYYTNIDQKTILDNLTKVRELNLPFEFFQIDDGYQKEIGDWLVPNEKFPGGMRILADEIKRVGLKPGIWLAPFLVRKKSEFFRKYPEAILKDQNGKPVPALYNPLWGRGYTYALDITHPTALAYIEKVFTTIVKEWGYPYLKLDFLYAGLLPGDVYNKTLSPQARYQNALELIRKIVGKNTFLLGCGAPMLPSIGFFDGMRISCDVAPFWNPERIRIFLKDRNALCTKKALINDITRSSMHRHLWLNDPDCLLVRKKKNKMNEAQTKLMASVMAVSGGMLLVSDDLTKLETDRLDLLKKAFQLNRECQAYTPIPIGIFENEFPLALYNPGGYLGIWNPTEEEKTVRITLPPGVKTKAPFLDFWTGTRVDLQPVDGGFETTLPAFGSVVVSV, encoded by the coding sequence ATGAAAATTCAATATAGAGTTCATAATTCCGTCACCATATCCAATTTCCTCCCTGTGAAAGCAGGTGTTTTCCAATCCGAATGTAAAAAATTCGAACTTTTACTCGCTACGACAAAAGACTCAAAGCTGGGAACTGTCCTAAGTCCCAAATTGATATGGCGGGAAAGTACAAGGCCTGAGGTTGGATTTTCAGTCGACCATCTCGAGTTAGAACTCACAGACCTACCAGAAGGGAATGGATTCAAAATGTTCCAACATGGTTACCAGTCCTGGTCCATTTCCAGAAAAGTGGAAAGTTCAGAAACAGACCGACCACCATTATTATCATTCCTACATTATTCCCAAGAAAACGTTTATTCCAAAAATGAATCCAAAGTAGGAAAGTTTATATCAGAATACCTCACTCTTCTTTATAACCAAGAGAACCAAAACGGTGTTTTGTATGCTCCATTAGAGGCAGGCGAATTTGGAACCAAATTCGAAGTCGTCTTTGGTAACGAGGGGAATGTAACTTCCGTTAGAGTAATTTATGATATCCATTGCCTCCCTGATTTACGTCCAAATGCAAAACTGAATATCTCAAAAATCAAAATTTTGTTTTTTAAAGGATCACCTGAAACTAAGTTATTAAAATACTTTGAGGAACTTGGTAAAAAAGAAGGTCCGACCAATTTACCCAAAAAAGTACCTACTGGATGGTGTTCTTGGTATTATTATTATACGAATATTGACCAAAAAACCATTTTGGACAACTTAACAAAAGTTAGGGAGCTCAATTTACCATTTGAGTTTTTCCAAATCGATGATGGTTACCAAAAAGAAATTGGAGATTGGCTTGTTCCCAATGAAAAATTTCCAGGTGGGATGAGAATCCTTGCTGACGAAATCAAACGAGTTGGTCTCAAACCCGGAATCTGGCTTGCTCCTTTCCTTGTCAGAAAAAAATCAGAATTTTTTCGTAAGTACCCTGAGGCCATTCTCAAAGACCAAAATGGAAAACCTGTCCCAGCCTTATACAATCCACTTTGGGGACGTGGTTACACATACGCACTCGACATCACTCATCCGACTGCCCTTGCCTACATAGAAAAAGTATTCACTACAATTGTGAAAGAATGGGGTTACCCTTATTTGAAACTTGATTTTTTGTATGCGGGACTTCTTCCAGGTGATGTGTACAACAAAACACTTTCTCCTCAAGCACGTTACCAAAATGCATTAGAACTCATTCGTAAAATTGTTGGGAAAAATACATTCCTATTGGGATGTGGAGCACCCATGTTACCATCCATCGGTTTTTTTGATGGTATGCGAATTTCGTGCGATGTGGCACCATTTTGGAATCCAGAGAGGATCAGAATCTTTTTAAAAGATCGAAATGCCCTTTGTACAAAAAAAGCTCTCATCAATGATATCACAAGGTCATCCATGCATAGACATTTGTGGCTCAATGATCCAGATTGTTTACTTGTTCGAAAGAAAAAGAACAAGATGAACGAAGCTCAGACAAAACTAATGGCTTCCGTCATGGCAGTGTCAGGTGGTATGTTACTAGTCTCGGATGATTTAACAAAATTGGAAACTGACAGATTGGATCTCTTAAAAAAAGCCTTCCAATTGAACAGAGAATGCCAAGCATACACTCCCATCCCCATTGGTATCTTTGAAAATGAATTCCCTCTCGCACTTTATAACCCTGGTGGCTATTTAGGCATTTGGAATCCAACAGAAGAAGAAAAAACGGTCAGGATTACCCTTCCACCAGGAGTCAAAACGAAAGCTCCGTTCCTTGACTTTTGGACTGGCACACGTGTGGATTTACAACCTGTCGATGGTGGTTTTGAAACAACTTTACCAGCTTTTGGTTCTGTTGTGGTTTCTGTTTAG
- a CDS encoding putative lipoprotein codes for MKIFTLLSAMALFVSVNNCSILDSASGSVSRLGVSVSDSTSALVKSISKSISSISESEKEKAMNEYKEDIIASVALQIRYENQKQELENQLSLIAKKHGVVAWKSNPSTYIAIGQGLKQANLTPSEMKLVTEDISKQNVTVAKLVSKGYNL; via the coding sequence ATGAAAATTTTCACGTTGTTATCTGCAATGGCTTTGTTCGTTTCAGTTAACAATTGTTCAATTTTAGATTCCGCTTCAGGAAGTGTTAGCCGTTTAGGAGTTTCAGTTTCTGATTCTACTTCTGCACTTGTAAAATCGATTTCAAAAAGTATTTCTTCTATTTCTGAAAGTGAAAAAGAAAAAGCAATGAACGAATACAAAGAAGATATCATTGCAAGTGTTGCCTTACAAATTCGCTACGAAAACCAAAAACAAGAATTAGAAAACCAACTCTCTTTGATTGCTAAAAAACATGGTGTAGTTGCATGGAAATCCAATCCATCTACTTACATTGCGATTGGACAAGGTTTAAAACAAGCTAACCTAACTCCTTCCGAAATGAAATTGGTAACAGAAGACATTTCAAAACAAAATGTAACCGTTGCTAAACTTGTTTCAAAAGGATACAACTTATAA